CAGCACCTTCATCAAGGTTGATTTTCCTGCGCCATTTTCGCCGACCACAGCGTGGATCTCGCCGTTGCGCACCTTCAGATTGACATTGTCTAATGCTTTGACTCCCGGGAATGTCTTCCCGATCCCGCGCATCTCCAGGATGGTTTCCATCTGTGTTACCTCACTTACCTCATACTGCGCACAATGACGCCGGCGCCTGACAAACGGAGGTTGCAGCAGCGCCAGGCGTACTGCAACCTCCGGCCAAACAAGATATTCCTTTCAATCGTTTTGAAACGACTGACTTGATTCTTATTTAATCTGGCTTTCAGTGTAATAACCGCTGCCGATCAGCACCTGCTTCCAGTTGGAAGCATCAACGCTGACTGGCTTCAGCAGGTAGGAAGGCACGACCTTGACGCCATTGTTATAGGTCTTGGTATCGTTAATGGCCGGTGTCTTGCCGCTCAACTCCGCGTCGACCATCCCAGCCGTTACCTTGGCCAATTCACGCGTGTCCTTGAACACGGTTTGACGCTGCTCGCCGCGCAAGATCGATTTGACCGAAGGAATCTCGGCGTCCTGGCCTGTCACGACAGGCATAGGTTGCTTAGGAGTGCCGTAGCCGACGCCTTTGAGCGACGACAGAATGCCGATACTGATGCCGTCATACGGCGACAGCACCGCATCCACGTGAGCATTGCCGTAGTAAGCGCTGAGCAGGTTATCCATGCGCGCCTGGGCGACCGCACCATCCCAGCGCAAAGTAGAAACCTTGTCCATGCCGGTCTGCTTGCTACGCACTACCAGCTTGCCTTTGTCGATGTACGGCTGCAGCACCGACATCGCGCCGTTGTAGAAGAAGAACGCGTTGTTGTCATCAGCCGAACCGCCGAACAGTTCGATATTGAACGGACCTTTGCCGCCCTTCAGATCCAACGCCTTTTCGATGTAGCTGGCCTGCAGTACGCCGACCTGGAAGTTATCGAAGGTAGCGTAGTAATCGACGTTCTTGGAGTTACGGATCAGGCGATCATAAGCAATGATCTTGACGCCCTTGTCGGCCGCCTTTTGCAAGGCATTGGTCAGTGTGGTGCCGTCGATTGCGGCAATCACCAGGACTTTCACGCCCTTGGTCACCATGTTCTCAATCTGCGCCAATTGATTCGGAATGTCGTCTTCGGCGTATTGCAGGTCAGTCTTGTAACCTTTTTCCTTGAACACCTTGACCATATTGTCGCCATCGGCGATCCAGCGCGCTGAAGATTTGGTTGGCATCGAGATGCCGATCAGACCCTTGTCTTGGGCACTTGCCTGGGATACCAGGCCGAACGCGCCAATCAACAATCCAACAATCGTCGTTTTAATCATTCTCACAGCTTGTCTCCTTTAGTTATTGTGGCCTTGCTTTGGAATCTCCGGCAAAGCGCATCTGTTACGGAATTCCTGCCCCTGCTACTTTCTTTGCAACTTGAATCCTGCCGCCTGACTTGTGCGCCAGAATGATGTCAGGTTTCCAGAAAGCAATCGCTAATCTATCAATATAGACCTTTCCCAATCAAATTTCCCGCTAAATTCCTCGCTATATTACGAATTTGATCGATATCAAACAAATGATTTTTTTAATATAAGTGATATCTTTTTCGATATCACACACCAGAAAATCAAATACCCCCTATGAACACTTCCAACCCGCTTGCAATAGAATAAATACCGCCCCCCAGTGTAAAAACACTTGGACAGTCTTACTAATCACTTTTTTCTCTTATTTGATATCCATATTGATATCAGTAAAAATCAGATAGCTGCCAACTGCCTTGAAGGGAGAGCTCTCAGGACCAACTGCGACAGAAGGCCAGGAACTGCATCAGCCGCAGAGAGAGGATCTTGTGCTTGCTATGGATCAGGTAGAAATGCCGATGCAGGCGCGGCAACGTGGTATTCAGAACAACCAATCGCCCGCTTTGCAGGAAATCCTCGACCACCGCATGCGACAGGCAACTGATGCCAAGGCCGGCGGCGGCAGCATGCTTGATCGCCTCAGAATTGCCGAACTCGCAGCTCTGCTGTAAATGATGCAGATGCGGCAACAGCGCCTGCTCGACCGCTTCGCGGGTGCCGGAGCCCGGCTCGCGCAACAGCCACTCGGCAGCGCGCAATTGCGCCACGCTGACCTTCTTGTCGCCAGCGGCAATCGGATGTTGCGGCGAACTGACGATCAGCAGTTCGTCGACCATCCACGGTTCGACCTGTAAATCCGACGCGTGGCAAGGCCCCTCGATCAAGCCGACATCGACTTCGAAATTGACCACCGCGGCAACGATATCCGCAGTATTGGCAATCGTCACGCGCACTTGCAGCTCGCTGTGCTGCTGACGGTAGGACGCGATCAGCGACGGCAGCAGGTAGCTGCCGATGGTGGTGCTGGAGCCGATTTGCAGACCGCCGCCCTGCGCCATGTCGGGCATCAGGAACTGCTGTTCAATGGTCTTGGCGGCATCCACGACCTGCCCCGCCTGCGGCAACAGCACGCGGCCGTTGTCGTTCAAGACAAGACGCTTGCCGACCCGGTCAAACAACCGACAATCCAGCAGATTCTCCAGTTCATTCAACGCCGCGCTGGTCGCCGATTGTGACAATGCCAGCTGCTCGGAAGCCGCGGTGGTGCTGCCGGATTGGGCCACGGCCAGGAAAATCTGCAACTGTCTGATGGTGAGGCGCATTATGTGCAAGCCTTTACAGTGAAGGCAAAGTCAGGAAGTGGTGTAGCTGGATCTAAATCTACCTGAAAAACAGGTTAATTATACAAAATTAATCCGTTTTTCTTTTAGATACGTAATCGCTATAGTGACTTCCATGGCGCCATATCCCGGCGCCGCATCCTGATTGGAAGTCATTGTGAGTACCTCGACCCTAGCCGGCGCAACCCGCCCATCCAAGAGCAACACCAAAATCCAACCGTCGCTGCTGGCCGGATTAACCCTCAGCGCATTGATTGCCGCTGCGGCCATCTATGCCGCCAGGAACCCATGGCTGCAGGCGCATGGCTTCAGCGCACTAACACTGGCCATCGTACTTGGCATGCTGGTAGGCAACCTGGGATACCAGCGCATGGCCCCATCCTGCGCGCCCGGCGTCAATTTTTCAAAGCAGAATCTGCTGCGCCTCGGCATCATCCTGTACGGCTTCCGTCTGACGTTCCAGGATATCGGCCATGTCGGCCTGAGCGGCGTCCTGATCGACGCGTTGGTCTTGTGCTCGACTTTCGGCATGGCGCTGCTGCTCGGCACACGCTTGTTCAAGCTTGATCGCGATACCGCCATACTGATCGGCGCCGGCAGTTCAATCTGCGGCGCCGCGGCTGTGATGGCTACAGAACCGGTGCTGCGCGCGCAACCGGCGCAGGTGACGGTCGCCGTAGCAACCGTGGTCGTATTCGGTTCGCTGGCGATCTTCCTCTACCCGCTGCTGTACCAGCTCAACCTGCACTGGCACTTCCTGGCCGCCTCACCGCTGGCCTACGGCATCTACACCGGTTCGACCGTGCACGAAGTCGCCCAGGTAGTAGCCGCCGCCCGCGCCATCAGTCCCGACGCCGCCAACACTGCGGTGATTACCAAGATGGTGCGCGTAATGATGCTGGCGCCATTCCTGATGCTGCTGTCGGCCTACGTAGCAAATCGTGACACAGCAAAAGCCAACGGCACCGGCAAACCAGGTAAAACCCGCCTCGCCATCCCCTGGTTCGCCTTCGGCTTCGTCGCAGTAGTCGCCCTCAACTCCTTCGCCCACCTGCCAACGACGCTGGTGGCGCACGTCAACGATGCCGACAACATCCTGCTGGCAATGGCCATGGCTGCCTTAGGCATCTCGACACATTTCTCCTCGATCCGCGTTGCCGGAGTCAAGCCTCTATTGTTCGCAGCGATGCTGTTCGGCTGGTTGATTGTTGGTGGAGCGATGATCAATGCGCTGGTGTTGCGGGTATTCGCCTGAGGCCAATCCAAAGAAGCCTTCGTGGAAACGCGAGCGCATGTGCTCCGTGGTTCGTTCGTTAAATGGGGTCAGAGCTGCGCGGGAAGTGTAATTTTCGCAAAGAACCGCGAAAAAAAACTCCGACCCCATTTAACTTCGATTGGTTGGTTTTGACGTTGCTTTTGAATTGGTTTTTGACGTTGCCGTTGCAGTCGCAGTTGCAGTTGTTTTTGACTTTTCGCATGCTGACGTTGCCAAATGGGACGGGTGACAGTCGGGAATGATGGGACACATGTTTGAGCGCAGCGAGTTTGTGTCCCATCCGACTGGCGCACGGCTCATTTGGGAACCGCCAACGGCGGGCAACGGCTGTGCGATCGCCTTTTTGCTTACTTTTTGGCGAAGCAAAAAGTGAGCGGCTGCCGGGCCGCCCCCGGCAAGCCTCTACGGAGTAGTAACCGTTTTAAGTAAAGTCGGACGAACAAGACTGATGCACCACCGCACGTACTCCGTGGTCCGTTAAATGGGGTCAGAGTAATTTTCGCAAAAGGCCGCGAAAAAAAACTCTGACCCCATTTAACTACGTGCCAGGTACGCACCGAATTCTCAGGACATACGGCAGATGTTGAACCGGCCGAACTAATCCCTTAGAACGTCAGCGTCTTCACACCATCAGGCGTACCCAGCAAACAGATATCCGCCCCCTGCTGCGCAAACAAGCCAACTGTCACCACACCAGTAATCTGGTTGATCTGCCGCTCCAACTCCACCGGATCGGTAATCTTCAGATCATGCATATCGATAATCACGCAACCGTTATCGGTAATCAACGGCTTGCCATCCTTGAAACGCAAACGCGGCTCGCCACCCAACTTGATCAGCTTGCGCGCCACCACCGCCTGCGCCATCGGAATCACCTCGATCGGCAACGGGAACTTGCCCAACACCTTCACCAGCTTCGAACCATCCGCGATACAGATGAACTTCTCCGCCACCGACGCCACGATCTTCTCGCGCGTCAGCGCTGCACCGCCGCCCTTGATCATCGCGCCGTCGGCATTGATCTCGTCCGCGCCATCGATATAAACCGGCATGGTCGCAACCTGGTTCAGGTCGTACACCTCGATGTCATGCGCACGCAAACGCGCCGCGGTTGCCTCGGAAGAAGCCACCGCGCCTTTGATGCGATGCTTGATCTTGGCCAGTTCATCGATGAAGAAATTGGCGGTGGAACCGGTGCCGACACCGACAATTTGGCCGTCGACCACATATTTGATTGCTTCGCGGGCAACAGCCAGCTTGAGTTCGTCCTGGGTCATGGCAGTCATGGCTTGATCTTGAAAAAGAAGTAAAGACGCTATTTTAACCAAAGCCGAGCGCCGATTTTAAAATCCTCCCTCGCTTCAGCATGAATTTCAATGATTTTCGTCCGGCGTTTCGGCCAATGTTTCCCGCAACGCAATTTGCAGGCGCGAATGCAGCTTCACAAACCGTTGCCACAACACCAGCACCAGCACAGCGGCGGCAACCAGCACCAGCGCCAGCAGATTGGTCGGCGGCAAGATACGGCTACTGAGAGCCGTAATCATCAACATGATGCCGATGATCGACACCACCGGAATCACCTCGGCGATCACCCGCCGCACCGCATGGTTGTAGGATCCCGCCCACTCCGGCTTGACGCTGATTTCAGCGAGTAACATGCTCAGCGCATGCAGTTTGCGATAAGTGGCGATCAGGAAAGGCAGCGATATCAGCAACGCCCGCCCCACACGATCGCATCCTGCACCTGTGCATCGGCAACCCAGGCCGACATGAACGTCCCGAGCTTCTCGGCGAAATAGCTGCTGACGATGAAAATCGCCGCCACCAGTGCCAGGTTGACCACCACCTGCATCAGGATGCGGCGAATGATGCGCGACAGTTCGGCGCGATCGCCCTGCGGCTGCAGGCTGTCCAGCCAGATCGAATACATGCCGAATACCGACGCCACCTTTTCCGGCATCGCCTTCGCCAGCCGCGTCGACAACGGATCGGCCAGCTTGATCAGGTACGGCGTCAGCAATGTCGTCACGGCCGACACCGCAACCACGGTCGGGTACAGGAAATCGCTGGTCACCTTCAGGCTAACGCCCAGTGCCGCGATGATGAAAGAGAATTCACCGATCTGCGACAAACCCATGCCGACCCGCATCGATGTGCGGCCATCATGCCCGACAGGAAGGTCGCCAAGCCGCAACTGACCACCTTGCCCAGCACCACCGCCACCGTAATCACGGCAATCGGCAACCAGTACTGCGCCAGTATCGACGGATTGAACAACAGACCGATGGCAACGAAAAAGATCGCGCTGAACATGTCGCGCACCGGTTCGATCAAACGTTCTATCTGGTGCAAGTGACGCGACTCGGCCATCACGGCGCCGATCAGGAAGGCGCCCAAGGCCACGCTGTATTCCATTTTCATGACCAGCAGGCAGAAGCCGAAACACAGGCCAAGTACCGTCACCAGCAACATTTCCTTGCTCTTGAACTTGGCGACATAGTCGAGCAAGCGCGGGATGATCAAAATCCCCGCCACCAGCGAGACGATCATGAACAGCAGCAGCTTGCCGATCGTGACCACGGCATCGCCGGCATCCACAGAACCGCTGGTGGCTACGCCAGACAACAACGCGATCATGCCGATCGCCAACACATCCTCGACGATCAGGATGCCGAAAATCAGTTGCGCAAATTTCTCGCGCTTCATGCCCAGCTCATTGAGGGCCTTGACGATGATGGTGGTTGACGACACCGACAACATCGCGCCGAGGAACACCGCATCCATCTTCTTCCAACCGAAAAAGATACCGATTTCATAGCCGATCCACAGCATCAGCGTAATCTCCGCCAGCGCCGCAACGAACGCAGTGGCACCAACCTTGCCAAGCTTCTTCAGGCTAAATTCCAGGCCCAGCGAAAATAGCAGGAAAATCACGCCTAGTTCCGCCAGGATCTGGATCGTGCGCTCATCCGTGATCAGCGAAAATGGCGGCGTATGCGGACCGATGATGACGCCAGCGACAATGTAGCCGAGCACTACCGGTTGCTTGAAACGGTTGAATAACACCGTCACGACGCCAGCGATCAACATGATCACGGCCAGATCCTGGATAAACGTTTCGACTGCATGATGCATGGGCAGGCTTTCCTTATGAAAATGGACAGTTATCGGGGATTTGCACGAACAAGAAGAGATGCCAGAATGCGCGCGGCAAGGCAACGCACAGCCGACTTGCGGCCGCTCAGACAATGGGCGGCCAGGCGGCAAGCATGCGTTGCAGTTATAGTACGCTATCGAAGTTATGTTTCCAATAGCTTAATAATTGCGTGTATTGAAAATTGCCCAGAACGCGTTCCCGGTCGGGTAAAACCGGTTTCCGCCGCAATCGTCGGCAACGCCGGAGCAGCAATGCACGGCCGGTTCAATCGTCGTGATTTGGGTCCAGCTCAGGGAACAATATTTCGGTATAACCGAAACGAGTAAAATCCTTGATCCGCATCGGGTACAAAATGCCATTCAGGTGATCGCACTCATGCTGCACCACGCGCGCATGAAAGCCGTCAACGTCGCGGCTGATAGGAGCGCCGAACTGGTCGAAACCCTCGTAATGCAGCTGGGTCCAGCGCGGCACCACGCCGCGCAGGCCGGGTACCGACAGACAACCTTCCCAGCCGTCTTCAAGTTCTTCCGACAACGGCCGCAAGGTCGGATTGACCAACACGGTCTCCGGCACCGCAGGCGCATCCGGATAACGGACGTTATTGCTGAAACCAAAGATCACCAGTTGCAGGTTGACGCCGATCTGCGGCGCCGCCAGGCCGGCGCCATTGACCGCGTGCATGGTCTCGAACATGTCGGCGACCAGCGCGTCCAGCTCGGCCGTACCAAAAGCGGTGACAGGCTCGGCTTGCCGCAGCAAACGCGGGTCGCCCATCTTCAGGATTTCACGAACGGTCATGGCGTGCTCTTTGGTCAGGGTGCTTACAGAGTAGGAAAATTGAAAACCGATTTAAACCAATGTAAAACCAATCAGCTGAATTTCTTCAGGTACTCGGCAAACTCGGCGCCGGTTTCGGGATGCTTCAGCCCCATCTCCAATGTAGCCTTCAAATAACCCAGCTTGGAACCGCAATCATAACGCTGTCCGGCATAGCGATAAGCCAGCACGCGTTCCTCTTGCATCAATGCGGCAATGCCGTCGGTCAGCTGAATCTCGCCGCCGGCGCCCTTGCCCAGACCTTCCAGGTGATCGAAAATGCGGTTGGTCAGCACATAACGCCCCACCACCGCCAGCGTCGACGGTGCCTGATCCGGTTGTGGCTTTTCGACGATGCTGTTGACCTTTTCCAGATTCGGTTTATAAGGATCGATGCTGACGATACCGTATTGCTTGGTGTCGGCGCGCGGCACATCCTGTACGGCCAGCATGCTCGATTGTTCAACGGCGAAGATATCCGTCATCTGCGCCAGCACAGGCTTCTGGCCCGGCGCGACATCCATGAAATCGTCCGCCAGCAACACTGCGAACGGATCGTTGCCCACTACGGGCCGTGCGCACAACACGGCATGGCCGAGGCCGAGCATTTCCGATTGGCGAATGAAAATGCAATTGATGTGTTTGGGGATGACGTTCTGCACCAGTTCCAGAAGACGCGCCTTGCCGGCTGCTTCCAGTTCGGTTTCCAGTTCGTATGCCTTGTCGAAATGATCTTCGATCGCGCGCTTGTTGCGGCCAGTGATGAACACCATGTCGGTGATGCCGGCTGCGACTGCCTCTTCCACCGCGTACTGGATCAGTGGTTTGTCGACGATCGGCAGCATCTCTTTCGGCTGCGCCTTGGTGGCAGGCAGAAATCGGCTGCCCAGGCCGGCAACGGGGAATACGGCTTTCTTAATGATGCTCATGTACGTTTCCTTGTTCACTTTCTAAAAGAGCGCGGAGTCCATCTTCATCCAGAATCGGGATATTCAACTCTTCCGCCTTGGTAAGTTTGCTACCGGCTTCTGCCCCCGCAACGACGTAGCTGGTCTTCTTGGAAACCGAACCTGTCACCTTGCCGCCGGCAGCCTCGATCATGGCTGCGGCGGCATCGCGCGTCAGGGTCGGCAGACTGCCGGTCAGCACAAAGGTCTTGCCAGTCATGAGCTTGGACGCGCTTTCAGCCGGCAAGTTCTCCGGCCAATGGATACCGGCGGCGCGCAACTGCTCTATCAATTCACGATTCAGCGGATCGGCCAGGAACGTGAGCAATGAACGTGCCACCACCGGACCAATGTCGGCCACTTCCAACAGCTGTTCCTCGCCAGCTTGCAACAAGGCGTCAATATTGCCGAAGTGGGTTGCCAGCTCCTTCGCCGTCGCCTCGCCGACATGGCGGATGCCAAGGGCATAAATGAAGCGCCCCAAGGTCGTCGATTTCGACTTCTCCAGTGCACTCAACACATTCTGGGCCGATTTGTCGGCCATCCGATCCAGCTCGGCCAGCTTCACCAATCCCAGTTTATACAAGTCGGCGGCGGTTGTAATGACATGGCGGTCCACCAGTTGCTCGATCAATTGATCGCCCAGCCCTTCGATATCCATCGCCCGGCGCGATGCAAAATGCTGCAGCCCGCCCTTGCGCTGCGCTGCGCATTTCACCCACCCGCCGGAACAACGCGCGATGGCTTCGTCCTCCGGCTTGATGATCGGCGAGCCGCAAACCGGGCACTCAACAGGCATCACGAATGCCGGTGCATCGACCGGCCGCAACTCCGGCACAAACGACACCACTTCCGGGATCACATCGCCAGCGCGGCGCACGATGACGGTGTCGCCGATGTGGATATCCTTGCGCCGCACCTCATCTTCATTATGCAACGTGGCATTGGTCACCGTGACACCGCCGACAAATACCGGCGCCAGTCGCGCAACCGGCGTCACAGCGCCAGTACGGCCGATCTGCACCTCGATATCCAGCACCTGTGTGGTGGCTTCTTCGGCCGGGAATTTGTGGGCTAACGCAAAACGTGGCGCGCGCGAGACGAAACCCAAAGTCTGCTGCTGCAACAGGCGATTTACCTTGTACACCACACCATCGATTTCATAAGGCAGCTGCGCGCGTTTGGCGCCGATGCCACGGAAAAAATCCAGCAGTCCGGCAGCGCCCTTGACTACGCCGCGCTCATTGCAAACCGGCAGCCCAAGTTGGCTGTACCAATCCAGCAGAGCCGAGTGCGACGCCGGCATCTCCGCGCCTTCCAGCATGCCGATGCCGTAGGCAAAGAAACGCAAGGTGCGCTGCGCAGTGATGCGCGAATCGAGTTGGCGCAGGCTACCCGCGGCGGCATTGCGCGGGTTGGCGAATTCCTTCAATCCGGCATCACGCTGGCGCGCATTGAGCTTGGCGAAATCGGCCTTGAACATCAGCACTTCGCCGCGCACATCAAGCACTTTGGGTGGACGCTCTGTGTGAAGACGCAGCGGGATCGCCCGCACCGTGCGGATATTGCTGGTGACATTCTCACCAGTGGTGCCGTCGCCGCGGGTGGCGGCCTGGACCAGGACACCATCTTCATAACGCAGGTTGATGGCCAGGCCATCGAATTTCAGTTCGGCGGCATACTCGATCTCGGTATCGACCTGCGTGTCAAGACCGTCTCGGACACGGCGATCAAATTCGACAATATCGTTATCCTCGAAGCCGTTACCGAGAGACAGCATCGGGATCGAATGCGTGACCTGCTCGAACTGTGGCAGCGGCGCAGCGCCGACGCGCTGGGTCGGCGAATCAGGTGTATTCAGCTCAGGATGAGCCTGTTCCAGCGCTTGCAGTTCGCGGAATAGCTGGTCGTATTCGGCATCAGGAATCGACGGATTGTCGAGCACGTAATATGAATAGTTGTGGCGGTTTAATTCGGCAGCCAGCCAGGCGGCGCGAGCGCGCCAGTCAGCGGTGTCCAATGAAGAAGATGGCATGTGTGATATCCGTTGAGTACAAAGCAAGAGGCCGCACTAAGGCGGCTCTATCTACTCTATGCTGCAAATATTGTTCTTTGTAGTGACGCTCTGCAAGCAAGGTGGGTAACCGTACCCACCCTACAATGGCGCATGCAGGTTGTCCTGCAATCAGCTGAAGAGACGCAAAGCCCGCACCGAACCGGCAGGAATTTCAGCCGCATCCATTTCCCGGTAAAAGGCATCGACCTGACCGGCAATTTCGGCCAGCTGGACGTCCGCCAGCGGCTGGTTGCTGTCATCCACCAGCACGCCGCCAAGGCGCGCCGCCAGCGAGCGGCCGCAGGCCACCATGGCGCCATAGCCATCACGCGACGGCGCCACGCGCGGCACATCAAGCAGCAAGGTCAGGCGGCTGGTGGTCTCCGCTACGGCACTGGCGTTGGTCGACAGAGAAAACAGCAGGCCTCCGTCACCATCGGACATGACCATGCGGCCTTCCGGACGCGCATCGAACCCCTGCCTCGCCAAAGCCGCCAGCAACGTGCTGATCGCCCATGGCGCGCCGTTCGACTGGATGTTCACGCCCAGCTGGGCATCGTGCTCGATGACGAACTGATGCAGCGAGCGCGCAGTATTGATTACCTCCGGCATATCTGGCAGATCCGGTTCGGCGCCGAGGTCATCGGCGATCTGGCGCAAGCGCATAACCAGTTCGGAATATTCGATTTCGTTAAGCGGGTTGCTGCGGTTGGCCAGTTGCACACCAGCCAGCAAAGTGCTGTAGACGCCGCCATGCGCCACCGGCTCCCAATCGCCATTGGCGTCTTCACCGATGAAATGGATCGGTTTGTTGCCGACGTGACGCAGGGTCTGCAAGGCGGGCAGTGCCTTGTCGCCGCGTATTGGCGTTTCCAGCACCAGCGGGATCGCGCAATCGATCAGATCATCCACCGGCAAATCCTTGCGTAGCGCCGGTGCTGGTACCTCATGCCCGGCTGCAGCCGTTGAGGCCGGATTGCCGAACTGCGGCTCCAGTGCATGTTGCTCCGCAGTTTGCTCGATATCGTCGTGCGACGGTTCTACCATGGCGGCCTGATCGGCATCGCCCTCGGCGTCGAACAGCTTGGGTTCGTGCCGCACCTGCGGCTCGCCGTTGTCCTTGCCAGGCGTCATCAGGACATCGTCATGCGATCCGGAAAATGCCCGCTCAACGCTCTTCTTGGCCTTGTATTCCTGCCATTTGTTGTAGGAAATGACGCCAACAAGAAACGCGCCTCCAATGATAAA
This DNA window, taken from Collimonas arenae, encodes the following:
- the chvE gene encoding multiple monosaccharide ABC transporter substrate-binding protein, with the protein product MIKTTIVGLLIGAFGLVSQASAQDKGLIGISMPTKSSARWIADGDNMVKVFKEKGYKTDLQYAEDDIPNQLAQIENMVTKGVKVLVIAAIDGTTLTNALQKAADKGVKIIAYDRLIRNSKNVDYYATFDNFQVGVLQASYIEKALDLKGGKGPFNIELFGGSADDNNAFFFYNGAMSVLQPYIDKGKLVVRSKQTGMDKVSTLRWDGAVAQARMDNLLSAYYGNAHVDAVLSPYDGISIGILSSLKGVGYGTPKQPMPVVTGQDAEIPSVKSILRGEQRQTVFKDTRELAKVTAGMVDAELSGKTPAINDTKTYNNGVKVVPSYLLKPVSVDASNWKQVLIGSGYYTESQIK
- a CDS encoding LysR family transcriptional regulator, whose amino-acid sequence is MRLTIRQLQIFLAVAQSGSTTAASEQLALSQSATSAALNELENLLDCRLFDRVGKRLVLNDNGRVLLPQAGQVVDAAKTIEQQFLMPDMAQGGGLQIGSSTTIGSYLLPSLIASYRQQHSELQVRVTIANTADIVAAVVNFEVDVGLIEGPCHASDLQVEPWMVDELLIVSSPQHPIAAGDKKVSVAQLRAAEWLLREPGSGTREAVEQALLPHLHHLQQSCEFGNSEAIKHAAAAGLGISCLSHAVVEDFLQSGRLVVLNTTLPRLHRHFYLIHSKHKILSLRLMQFLAFCRSWS
- the def gene encoding peptide deformylase — translated: MTVREILKMGDPRLLRQAEPVTAFGTAELDALVADMFETMHAVNGAGLAAPQIGVNLQLVIFGFSNNVRYPDAPAVPETVLVNPTLRPLSEELEDGWEGCLSVPGLRGVVPRWTQLHYEGFDQFGAPISRDVDGFHARVVQHECDHLNGILYPMRIKDFTRFGYTEILFPELDPNHDD
- a CDS encoding cell division protein ZipA C-terminal FtsZ-binding domain-containing protein codes for the protein MTDLQTSLFIIGGAFLVGVISYNKWQEYKAKKSVERAFSGSHDDVLMTPGKDNGEPQVRHEPKLFDAEGDADQAAMVEPSHDDIEQTAEQHALEPQFGNPASTAAAGHEVPAPALRKDLPVDDLIDCAIPLVLETPIRGDKALPALQTLRHVGNKPIHFIGEDANGDWEPVAHGGVYSTLLAGVQLANRSNPLNEIEYSELVMRLRQIADDLGAEPDLPDMPEVINTARSLHQFVIEHDAQLGVNIQSNGAPWAISTLLAALARQGFDARPEGRMVMSDGDGGLLFSLSTNASAVAETTSRLTLLLDVPRVAPSRDGYGAMVACGRSLAARLGGVLVDDSNQPLADVQLAEIAGQVDAFYREMDAAEIPAGSVRALRLFS
- the rpiA gene encoding ribose-5-phosphate isomerase RpiA is translated as MTQDELKLAVAREAIKYVVDGQIVGVGTGSTANFFIDELAKIKHRIKGAVASSEATAARLRAHDIEVYDLNQVATMPVYIDGADEINADGAMIKGGGAALTREKIVASVAEKFICIADGSKLVKVLGKFPLPIEVIPMAQAVVARKLIKLGGEPRLRFKDGKPLITDNGCVIIDMHDLKITDPVELERQINQITGVVTVGLFAQQGADICLLGTPDGVKTLTF
- the galU gene encoding UTP--glucose-1-phosphate uridylyltransferase GalU yields the protein MSIIKKAVFPVAGLGSRFLPATKAQPKEMLPIVDKPLIQYAVEEAVAAGITDMVFITGRNKRAIEDHFDKAYELETELEAAGKARLLELVQNVIPKHINCIFIRQSEMLGLGHAVLCARPVVGNDPFAVLLADDFMDVAPGQKPVLAQMTDIFAVEQSSMLAVQDVPRADTKQYGIVSIDPYKPNLEKVNSIVEKPQPDQAPSTLAVVGRYVLTNRIFDHLEGLGKGAGGEIQLTDGIAALMQEERVLAYRYAGQRYDCGSKLGYLKATLEMGLKHPETGAEFAEYLKKFS
- a CDS encoding YeiH family protein produces the protein MSTSTLAGATRPSKSNTKIQPSLLAGLTLSALIAAAAIYAARNPWLQAHGFSALTLAIVLGMLVGNLGYQRMAPSCAPGVNFSKQNLLRLGIILYGFRLTFQDIGHVGLSGVLIDALVLCSTFGMALLLGTRLFKLDRDTAILIGAGSSICGAAAVMATEPVLRAQPAQVTVAVATVVVFGSLAIFLYPLLYQLNLHWHFLAASPLAYGIYTGSTVHEVAQVVAAARAISPDAANTAVITKMVRVMMLAPFLMLLSAYVANRDTAKANGTGKPGKTRLAIPWFAFGFVAVVALNSFAHLPTTLVAHVNDADNILLAMAMAALGISTHFSSIRVAGVKPLLFAAMLFGWLIVGGAMINALVLRVFA
- the ligA gene encoding NAD-dependent DNA ligase LigA, whose product is MPSSSLDTADWRARAAWLAAELNRHNYSYYVLDNPSIPDAEYDQLFRELQALEQAHPELNTPDSPTQRVGAAPLPQFEQVTHSIPMLSLGNGFEDNDIVEFDRRVRDGLDTQVDTEIEYAAELKFDGLAINLRYEDGVLVQAATRGDGTTGENVTSNIRTVRAIPLRLHTERPPKVLDVRGEVLMFKADFAKLNARQRDAGLKEFANPRNAAAGSLRQLDSRITAQRTLRFFAYGIGMLEGAEMPASHSALLDWYSQLGLPVCNERGVVKGAAGLLDFFRGIGAKRAQLPYEIDGVVYKVNRLLQQQTLGFVSRAPRFALAHKFPAEEATTQVLDIEVQIGRTGAVTPVARLAPVFVGGVTVTNATLHNEDEVRRKDIHIGDTVIVRRAGDVIPEVVSFVPELRPVDAPAFVMPVECPVCGSPIIKPEDEAIARCSGGWVKCAAQRKGGLQHFASRRAMDIEGLGDQLIEQLVDRHVITTAADLYKLGLVKLAELDRMADKSAQNVLSALEKSKSTTLGRFIYALGIRHVGEATAKELATHFGNIDALLQAGEEQLLEVADIGPVVARSLLTFLADPLNRELIEQLRAAGIHWPENLPAESASKLMTGKTFVLTGSLPTLTRDAAAAMIEAAGGKVTGSVSKKTSYVVAGAEAGSKLTKAEELNIPILDEDGLRALLESEQGNVHEHH